A genome region from Gemmatimonadota bacterium includes the following:
- the nth gene encoding endonuclease III encodes MPSRKAQRERMGEVLERLKKTYPDVGPALNFTSPFELLIATILSAQCTDHRVNIVTESLFEKYPTPRHYLEAPAEALEADIFTTGFYRSKTANIRKCCQALIDLHGGEVPAGMEDLTSLAGVGRKTANVVRGNAFGIPGIAVDTHVKRLSALLGLTKQSDPDRIESDLAKIVPESDWTGLGHLFANHGRKTCVARRPKCDECVLSDLCPSAK; translated from the coding sequence ATGCCGAGCAGGAAAGCGCAGCGGGAGCGGATGGGGGAGGTGCTGGAACGCCTGAAGAAGACCTACCCCGACGTGGGGCCGGCGCTCAATTTCACCTCGCCTTTTGAACTGCTGATCGCCACGATCCTCTCGGCGCAGTGCACGGACCACCGCGTTAACATCGTCACGGAATCCCTCTTCGAAAAGTATCCGACCCCCCGACACTACCTGGAAGCGCCCGCCGAAGCGCTAGAAGCGGATATCTTCACCACCGGATTCTACCGCAGCAAGACGGCCAATATCCGCAAATGCTGCCAGGCGTTGATCGACCTCCACGGCGGCGAAGTGCCCGCGGGCATGGAGGATCTCACCAGCCTGGCCGGCGTGGGCCGGAAAACGGCCAACGTGGTGCGCGGGAACGCTTTCGGCATTCCGGGCATCGCCGTGGACACCCATGTAAAAAGACTGTCCGCTCTCCTCGGACTCACGAAGCAGTCCGATCCCGACCGGATCGAATCCGATCTGGCGAAGATCGTGCCGGAGTCGGATTGGACGGGCCTGGGGCATCTCTTTGCGAACCACGGGAGGAAGACGTGCGTCGCCCGGCGGCCGAAGTGCGACGAATGCGTGCTGAGCGACCTATGTCCATCGGCGAAGTAG
- a CDS encoding FeoA domain-containing protein yields MTGIIILIAVGALFLPQYGLYWRFRRRRWLHSRQAIDDALAHLHQFQHDGRQASVESLSNTLGTSTKHTLILVNRMAQLDLVVMTGQGMGLTAAGHRWALQIIRAHRLFERYLADETSVPREKIHAHAHQLEHTVTEAQVDKMDADMGHPTFDPQGDPIPNAAGDMKEIESQKLVDWPAAKPAQIVHIEDEPPEVYAQIIAEDLHPGMIITIVDMSPVRIVIGTPDAEHVLAPVVAANISVREAPAERIEPPGIPLTTLKHGEQGRVVGLSPACQGLTRRRFLDLGLTPGARIERVMQSAFSDPTAYRVRNTLIALRREQSDLIRIERSARPAQPEGSERPEGPEQHKQNEGEIAV; encoded by the coding sequence ATGACCGGAATCATCATACTCATTGCCGTCGGCGCGCTTTTCCTGCCGCAATACGGACTGTACTGGCGCTTCCGGCGCAGGCGGTGGCTGCATTCGAGGCAGGCTATCGACGATGCCCTCGCCCATCTGCACCAGTTTCAGCACGACGGCAGGCAGGCGTCCGTGGAGTCCCTTTCAAACACGCTGGGCACATCGACGAAGCACACGTTGATCCTGGTCAACCGCATGGCGCAGCTGGACCTGGTGGTCATGACGGGGCAGGGCATGGGGCTCACGGCGGCGGGCCACCGCTGGGCGCTCCAGATCATCCGGGCTCATCGGCTGTTCGAGCGATATCTCGCCGACGAAACTTCCGTACCCCGGGAAAAGATCCACGCCCATGCCCACCAGCTGGAACACACGGTAACCGAGGCGCAGGTCGACAAGATGGATGCCGATATGGGACATCCCACATTCGATCCCCAGGGGGATCCGATACCGAACGCCGCCGGCGACATGAAGGAGATCGAAAGCCAGAAACTCGTCGACTGGCCGGCCGCCAAACCGGCGCAGATCGTGCATATCGAGGACGAGCCGCCGGAAGTGTATGCCCAGATCATCGCCGAGGATCTCCATCCCGGCATGATCATCACGATCGTGGACATGTCGCCCGTACGGATCGTCATCGGCACGCCGGACGCCGAACACGTACTGGCCCCGGTGGTCGCGGCGAACATTTCCGTGCGGGAGGCCCCCGCTGAGCGCATCGAACCGCCGGGCATCCCGCTCACGACGCTGAAACACGGGGAGCAGGGCCGCGTCGTTGGCCTGTCACCGGCCTGCCAAGGCTTGACCCGGCGGAGGTTCCTCGACCTGGGCCTGACGCCCGGAGCGCGCATCGAGCGGGTCATGCAGAGCGCCTTCAGCGATCCCACGGCCTACCGGGTCCGGAACACCCTGATCGCTCTCCGCCGCGAACAGTCCGATCTGATCAGGATCGAACGGTCCGCACGGCCCGCACAGCCCGAGGGATCCGAACGGCCTGAAGGGCCCGAACAGCACAAACAGAACGAAGGGGAGATCGCAGTATGA
- a CDS encoding metal-dependent transcriptional regulator produces the protein MPTPATEDYLKAIYKLQENAEAASTNAIADRMGVSAASVTNMMKRLSETGLVEHRPYQAIRLTDAGRKIALEIIRHHRLLEVYMAEALGFTWDQVDAEAERLEHVISEEFEDKIDAMLGHPTTDPHGSPIPAKDGSIASTDHDRLSDMEPGRTVVIRRVTDTDPALLRYLGRLGLRPGNLVDVLNKEPFDGPVLLRVGGEEHHVGHQVAGSVLVECVAGQEENDRRAVS, from the coding sequence ATGCCCACGCCAGCCACCGAAGATTACCTGAAGGCCATCTACAAGCTGCAGGAAAACGCGGAAGCCGCGTCGACCAATGCCATCGCGGACCGGATGGGCGTCTCGGCCGCCTCCGTCACCAACATGATGAAGAGACTGTCGGAGACCGGCCTGGTCGAACACCGGCCCTACCAGGCGATCAGGCTGACCGACGCGGGCAGGAAGATCGCCCTCGAAATCATCCGTCACCACCGGTTGCTGGAGGTGTACATGGCGGAAGCGCTCGGGTTTACGTGGGACCAGGTGGACGCGGAGGCGGAACGGCTGGAGCACGTGATCTCCGAAGAGTTCGAGGACAAAATCGACGCCATGCTGGGACACCCGACGACGGACCCCCACGGATCGCCCATACCGGCAAAGGACGGTTCCATAGCCAGCACGGACCACGACCGGCTGTCCGACATGGAACCGGGCCGCACCGTGGTCATTCGCCGTGTGACAGACACGGACCCGGCCTTGCTCCGTTACCTGGGGAGACTCGGTCTCCGGCCGGGCAACCTCGTGGACGTATTGAACAAAGAGCCCTTCGACGGGCCCGTGCTTCTGCGCGTGGGCGGCGAGGAACACCACGTGGGGCACCAGGTCGCCGGCAGTGTCCTGGTTGAATGTGTGGCCGGGCAAGAGGAAAACGACCGGCGGGCAGTATCATGA
- the cysN gene encoding sulfate adenylyltransferase subunit CysN: MTDIQTFLTQNEEKELLRFSTAGSVDDGKSTLIGRLLADSKNIYEDHLASLKQLARQDEAPDLALLLDGLKAEREQGITIDVAYRYFSTPRRKFIIADTPGHEQYTRNMATGASGANLAIVLVDARNGVLTQTRRHAFITSLLGIQHLVVAVNKMDMVDYSEEVFAAIRREFLDYAAKLNVSDIRLVPVSALLGDNVVEKSGRMPWYHGQTVLDILEDVQFLTDRNLVDLRFPVQYVIRPDQDARYYAGPVLSGVVRPGDEVLILPGQNRTRVKSVSSFDGDLAEAYPPMSVSLQLEDEVDVSRGDMIVHPKNLPHVERRFEAMVVWMGEAPMDPSRHYLIKQTTQTARASIDHVDYRIDVDTLHKVNVAHLALNEIGRVALSSNRPLFHDAYQNNRLTGSFILVDYLTNNTVAAGMIIDRLPEDRVPMDVDADSEPRASTSERSSLVNLDRRIARYGQKPCTIWITGLVGSGKSAVTYGLEKALYEAGYSVVVLDSSVVRSGLSRDLGFSAADQAENLRRVAESAAVLNESGLIVIASFISPSEDGRRQVAERIGTGRYVEVFVDASLEWCRKHDTTGCYEKSDRGLLRNLAGVDYPYEKPRDPAMTVSSETDPLDRSVSRIFELMKERGYLLPRQQPGA, translated from the coding sequence ATGACCGACATCCAGACGTTTTTGACGCAGAACGAAGAAAAGGAACTGTTGCGTTTCAGCACGGCGGGCAGCGTGGACGACGGGAAATCCACGCTGATCGGCCGGCTCCTGGCCGACTCGAAGAATATCTACGAGGACCACCTCGCCTCGCTCAAGCAACTGGCCCGGCAGGACGAAGCCCCCGACCTCGCCCTGTTGCTGGACGGTCTCAAGGCCGAAAGGGAGCAGGGCATCACCATCGACGTGGCCTACCGGTATTTCTCGACCCCCAGGCGGAAGTTCATCATCGCCGACACGCCGGGCCACGAACAGTACACCCGGAACATGGCGACCGGGGCATCCGGCGCGAACCTCGCGATCGTGCTGGTCGACGCGCGCAACGGCGTGCTCACGCAGACCCGCCGCCACGCTTTCATCACTTCACTGCTCGGCATCCAGCATCTCGTCGTGGCCGTGAACAAGATGGACATGGTGGATTACAGCGAAGAGGTCTTTGCCGCCATCCGTCGTGAATTCCTGGATTACGCCGCCAAGTTGAACGTGAGTGACATCCGACTCGTTCCGGTCAGCGCCCTGCTCGGCGACAACGTGGTGGAAAAGAGCGGGCGCATGCCGTGGTATCACGGCCAGACGGTGCTGGATATTCTCGAGGACGTCCAATTCCTGACCGATCGGAACCTGGTGGACCTGCGGTTTCCCGTGCAGTACGTCATCCGCCCCGACCAGGATGCGCGGTACTACGCGGGACCGGTGCTGTCCGGCGTGGTCCGGCCCGGTGACGAGGTGCTGATCCTGCCCGGACAGAACCGGACGCGGGTGAAGTCCGTGTCCAGCTTCGACGGCGACCTCGCCGAGGCCTATCCGCCCATGTCCGTTTCGCTGCAGCTCGAGGACGAGGTGGACGTGAGCCGGGGAGACATGATCGTACATCCGAAGAACCTGCCCCACGTGGAGCGGCGGTTCGAGGCCATGGTGGTGTGGATGGGCGAAGCGCCCATGGATCCGTCCCGCCACTACCTGATCAAGCAGACTACGCAGACCGCCCGGGCCAGCATCGATCACGTGGACTACCGGATCGACGTGGACACGCTGCATAAAGTCAACGTGGCGCACCTCGCGCTCAACGAGATCGGCCGGGTGGCCCTGAGCTCGAACCGCCCCCTCTTTCACGACGCGTACCAGAACAACCGGCTGACCGGCAGTTTCATCCTGGTGGACTACCTGACCAATAATACCGTGGCCGCGGGCATGATCATCGACCGGCTGCCGGAAGACCGCGTGCCGATGGACGTGGATGCCGATTCCGAACCGAGAGCTTCAACATCGGAGCGGTCCAGCTTGGTGAACCTGGACCGTCGCATCGCGCGTTACGGCCAGAAGCCGTGCACGATCTGGATCACCGGACTGGTGGGCTCGGGGAAATCGGCCGTCACCTACGGACTGGAAAAGGCGTTGTACGAAGCGGGATACTCGGTGGTGGTGCTGGACAGCTCGGTCGTTCGAAGCGGGCTCAGCCGCGACCTGGGCTTTTCGGCGGCGGACCAGGCGGAGAACCTGCGGCGCGTGGCCGAAAGCGCGGCCGTGCTGAACGAATCAGGACTCATCGTCATCGCCTCTTTCATCTCGCCGAGTGAGGACGGCCGCCGCCAGGTGGCCGAACGGATCGGGACCGGCCGGTACGTGGAGGTCTTCGTCGACGCGTCGCTGGAATGGTGTCGGAAGCATGATACCACGGGTTGTTACGAGAAGTCGGACCGGGGCCTGCTGCGCAACCTCGCCGGCGTGGACTACCCCTACGAAAAACCCCGCGACCCGGCGATGACGGTCTCGTCGGAGACCGATCCGCTCGATCGGTCCGTTTCCCGCATCTTCGAGTTGATGAAAGAAAGAGGCTACCTGCTTCCCAGGCAACAGCCCGGCGCGTAA
- a CDS encoding ATP-binding protein: MRFSLQTKILVGYVAFTLVVTGAVYVYLNTSLRGDVSSHTRQQLLHDARLIQSYLENTPLPSLSPGTVDPIADRLAEQCGARVTVVAEDGVVAGDSSIPLSAVPFMENHGDRPEIIEAAASGVGNSIRYSNTLETDMAYVAVPFQTEGVRGVVRVALPLQQFQWIESHIWKIVLAALCIGLLLSVVLSWATERLVSRPIERMTEVALRQAAGDLEVTASAPAHAELASLAAALNEMAEQSKARVSQIREENAQLEAVLSGMAEGVMVTSADGRILMVNPAFKRMMEVDAWCLNKRPIEVVRNHDLQSAVDAAIDSAPSLNEDAVFDLALEWSQRIFQVHLTPVRIGKQLHGVVAVFHDMTELRHLEQVRKDFVANVSHELRTPLTSIKGYVETLLDGAMDDTTALRRFVNSILHHTDRLQALVEDLLQLSRIESGQYEVEIAACRLDRVSERVAEGFAEQIARKHLKFALRFETERPARGNAALMERALTNLVDNAVKYTEDGGSITVSIAERGDEIVLSVADTGPGIPSDALPRIFERFFRVDRARSRALGGTGLGLAIVRHTMELLKGRAWVESRVGEGASFFLSLPAWSEDEAAGESEGLAQSDREAVTGTSTGGTA; encoded by the coding sequence ATGCGGTTTTCGCTCCAAACCAAGATCCTGGTCGGCTACGTCGCCTTCACCCTCGTGGTGACCGGCGCGGTCTATGTCTACCTGAACACGTCCCTGCGCGGGGATGTCAGCAGCCACACCCGCCAGCAGCTCCTCCACGACGCGCGCCTGATCCAGTCCTACCTCGAAAACACGCCGCTTCCTTCGCTCTCTCCCGGGACGGTCGATCCGATCGCGGACCGCCTGGCGGAGCAGTGCGGCGCCCGGGTGACCGTGGTTGCGGAAGACGGCGTAGTGGCCGGCGATTCATCCATCCCCCTTTCCGCCGTTCCTTTCATGGAAAACCACGGCGACCGGCCCGAAATCATCGAGGCCGCCGCGTCGGGTGTCGGTAACAGCATCCGCTACAGCAATACCCTGGAAACCGACATGGCTTACGTGGCGGTACCCTTCCAGACCGAAGGAGTTCGGGGCGTCGTGCGCGTCGCGCTGCCGCTTCAGCAGTTCCAGTGGATCGAGTCTCACATATGGAAGATCGTGCTTGCCGCCCTTTGCATCGGTCTTTTGCTGAGCGTCGTGCTGAGCTGGGCCACGGAAAGGCTGGTATCCCGCCCCATCGAACGCATGACGGAGGTCGCCCTCCGGCAGGCCGCCGGCGATCTCGAGGTCACGGCTTCCGCGCCGGCCCACGCCGAGTTGGCCTCTCTCGCCGCCGCCCTGAACGAGATGGCCGAACAGTCGAAAGCGAGGGTTTCGCAGATCCGGGAAGAAAACGCTCAGCTTGAAGCCGTGCTCTCGGGCATGGCGGAAGGCGTCATGGTAACCTCCGCGGACGGCCGGATCCTGATGGTCAACCCGGCTTTCAAGCGCATGATGGAGGTGGACGCCTGGTGTCTGAACAAGCGGCCGATCGAGGTGGTGCGCAACCATGACCTGCAAAGCGCGGTGGACGCCGCGATCGACTCTGCGCCGTCCCTGAACGAGGACGCCGTGTTCGACCTGGCGCTGGAGTGGAGCCAGCGCATCTTCCAGGTGCATCTCACGCCCGTACGCATCGGTAAGCAGCTTCACGGCGTGGTCGCCGTGTTCCACGACATGACCGAACTGCGGCACCTCGAGCAGGTTCGGAAGGACTTCGTGGCCAACGTCTCCCACGAGCTCAGGACCCCCCTGACCTCCATCAAGGGCTATGTCGAGACCCTGCTGGACGGCGCGATGGACGATACGACCGCGTTGCGCCGGTTCGTCAACTCCATATTGCACCATACCGACCGGTTACAGGCGCTGGTCGAGGATCTCCTCCAACTCTCCCGGATCGAATCCGGACAGTACGAGGTCGAAATCGCGGCCTGCCGCCTCGACCGGGTGTCCGAACGGGTCGCGGAGGGATTCGCGGAGCAGATCGCCCGCAAGCATCTGAAGTTTGCCCTCAGGTTCGAGACGGAAAGGCCGGCGCGCGGCAACGCTGCACTGATGGAGCGGGCGCTCACCAACCTGGTCGACAACGCCGTCAAGTATACCGAGGACGGCGGATCGATCACCGTAAGCATCGCGGAACGGGGCGACGAAATCGTCCTGTCCGTAGCCGATACGGGTCCCGGCATTCCGTCTGACGCCCTGCCGCGGATCTTCGAACGATTCTTCCGGGTGGACCGCGCGCGATCGAGGGCGCTGGGGGGAACCGGCCTCGGCCTCGCGATCGTCCGCCACACCATGGAATTGCTGAAGGGACGGGCCTGGGTCGAGAGCCGGGTCGGCGAAGGCGCAAGCTTCTTCCTTTCGCTCCCCGCCTGGTCGGAAGACGAGGCGGCCGGTGAATCGGAGGGCCTTGCGCAATCGGACCGCGAGGCAGTCACGGGAACTTCGACGGGTGGAACCGCCTGA
- the polX gene encoding DNA polymerase/3'-5' exonuclease PolX codes for MTNKQIGKILSQIGSLLILQGENTFKTRAYANAARRVETLSEPVEDVVKEDRLDKVPGLGASMVRHITELVRDGQSSYHQTLVQTVPAGLQEMLTISGLGARKVRTIHDHLGIDTVGELEYACRENRLVKLDGFGAKTQERVLKGIDLIKRSRGLHLLDRALDEAKSLVDDLLRHPDVWRVEIAGDVRRRMEVIREIDLVVGHPDRDRLHPILHRFGQVHEEDGRDVTVTGPAGLPIRVHCVPDETFAVTLYHWTGSDGHRTRIARHADDRGITITDRHVIRDHAVIPCPDEPVLYDILGLQFVPPELREGGEEVARAAGNRLPELPARSDIHGVIHNHTSYSDGMHSLHEMAEGARSRGFGYIAVCDHSRTAAYAHGLSIERVMEQQREIDALNARYDDFRVLKGIESDILPDGSLDYPDEVLATFDLVVASVHSMFNMSEADMTERMVRAIRNPHTTILGHPTGRLLLARDGYPVDVARLIDEAVAHDVAIEVNANPHRLDLDWRHLDYGMARGARFSIGPDAHHVDELDYVDYGLAMVRKGGVTADRLLNHLEADELIGLKAGRHRTAAS; via the coding sequence ATGACCAACAAGCAGATTGGCAAGATCCTCAGCCAGATCGGGTCGCTCCTGATCCTGCAGGGCGAGAACACCTTCAAGACCCGCGCCTACGCGAATGCCGCGCGCCGGGTGGAAACGCTGTCCGAACCCGTGGAAGACGTGGTGAAGGAAGACCGGCTGGACAAGGTCCCCGGCCTGGGCGCGTCCATGGTGCGTCACATAACCGAACTCGTCCGGGACGGGCAGTCGAGTTATCATCAGACCCTCGTTCAGACCGTGCCGGCCGGCTTACAGGAAATGCTCACCATATCGGGACTCGGCGCCAGGAAAGTCCGGACGATTCACGACCATCTGGGTATCGACACCGTGGGGGAGCTGGAATACGCCTGCCGTGAAAACCGGCTCGTCAAGCTGGACGGATTCGGCGCCAAGACCCAGGAGCGCGTGCTGAAGGGCATAGACCTGATCAAGCGGTCCCGTGGGCTCCACCTCCTGGACCGCGCACTGGACGAGGCGAAATCCCTGGTGGACGACCTGCTGCGCCACCCGGACGTATGGCGCGTGGAGATCGCGGGAGACGTCCGGCGCAGGATGGAAGTGATCCGCGAAATAGACCTCGTCGTGGGCCATCCCGACCGGGACAGGCTCCACCCCATCCTGCATCGTTTCGGGCAGGTTCACGAGGAGGACGGCCGGGACGTGACCGTCACCGGACCTGCCGGACTGCCCATTCGCGTCCATTGCGTTCCGGATGAGACCTTTGCCGTTACGCTGTATCACTGGACGGGCAGCGACGGCCACCGTACCCGCATCGCCCGGCACGCCGACGACCGGGGGATCACCATCACCGACCGGCACGTCATACGCGACCACGCCGTGATCCCCTGTCCCGACGAACCCGTTCTCTACGACATACTCGGCCTCCAGTTCGTTCCGCCGGAACTGCGGGAAGGCGGCGAGGAGGTTGCCCGGGCCGCGGGAAACCGCCTGCCGGAACTGCCGGCCAGGTCGGATATCCATGGCGTGATCCACAACCATACGTCCTACAGCGACGGGATGCACAGTCTCCATGAAATGGCCGAGGGTGCCCGATCGAGGGGATTCGGCTACATCGCGGTCTGCGATCACAGCCGGACCGCGGCATACGCCCATGGACTGAGCATCGAACGGGTAATGGAACAGCAGCGGGAAATCGATGCCCTGAACGCCAGGTACGACGATTTCCGCGTCCTCAAGGGCATCGAGTCCGACATCCTTCCCGACGGAAGCCTGGACTACCCTGACGAAGTCCTGGCCACTTTCGACCTGGTCGTGGCATCCGTACACTCCATGTTCAACATGTCCGAGGCGGACATGACCGAACGCATGGTCAGGGCGATCAGGAATCCGCATACCACCATTCTGGGCCATCCCACGGGGCGCCTGCTGCTGGCCCGGGACGGTTATCCCGTGGACGTGGCCCGCCTCATCGATGAAGCGGTGGCCCACGACGTCGCCATCGAGGTCAACGCGAATCCCCACCGTCTCGACCTGGACTGGCGGCATCTCGATTACGGCATGGCCCGGGGCGCCCGGTTCAGCATCGGCCCCGACGCCCATCACGTGGACGAACTGGACTACGTGGACTACGGGCTTGCCATGGTCCGCAAGGGCGGGGTGACGGCGGACCGTCTCCTGAACCACCTGGAAGCGGACGAACTCATCGGGCTGAAGGCGGGAAGACACCGCACGGCGGCGAGTTGA
- a CDS encoding 50S ribosome-binding GTPase encodes MSTESALPGPPERAGTPEPAAPAAPPGHDCASCALQENLVQMGISLDRWDYVIALAGNPNVGKSTVFNALTGLKQHTGNWPGKTVNRAEGGFEFNGRRYKMIDLPGTYSLLSASIDEEIARDFILFGRPDCALIVVDATMLERNLNLVLQVLEITDKAVVCLNLMDEAVRRGISVDHRALSRELGVPVVPVSARKGEGLGLLMRTVADVIQGTIRNAPRRITGNGDLDRTVDTITGMLRESYPDLPNPRWIAFRLLDGDYRVRQALELGEFSRMGAQAELKTRE; translated from the coding sequence ATGAGTACGGAATCCGCGCTACCTGGACCGCCGGAACGGGCCGGAACGCCGGAGCCGGCCGCACCGGCCGCACCGCCCGGACACGACTGCGCATCCTGTGCACTGCAGGAAAACCTGGTTCAGATGGGGATTTCGCTGGACCGGTGGGACTATGTCATCGCCCTGGCGGGCAACCCGAACGTGGGAAAGAGCACGGTCTTCAATGCGTTGACCGGTTTGAAGCAGCATACGGGGAACTGGCCGGGGAAGACGGTCAATCGCGCCGAGGGCGGCTTCGAGTTCAACGGCAGAAGGTACAAGATGATCGATCTGCCCGGCACGTATTCCCTTCTTTCCGCCTCCATAGACGAAGAGATCGCCCGGGATTTCATCCTCTTCGGACGCCCGGACTGCGCGTTGATCGTCGTCGACGCCACCATGCTGGAGCGCAATCTCAACCTGGTGCTCCAGGTGCTGGAGATTACGGACAAGGCGGTGGTCTGCCTGAACCTGATGGACGAGGCCGTACGCAGGGGCATCTCGGTGGATCACCGCGCACTGTCGCGCGAACTGGGCGTACCGGTCGTCCCGGTATCGGCAAGGAAGGGGGAAGGACTCGGTCTCCTGATGCGCACGGTTGCCGACGTGATCCAGGGGACGATCCGGAACGCGCCGCGGCGCATAACAGGCAACGGAGATCTCGACCGGACCGTGGATACAATCACGGGCATGCTGCGCGAATCGTACCCGGACCTGCCGAACCCCCGCTGGATCGCCTTCAGGCTCCTCGACGGCGACTACCGGGTGCGCCAGGCCCTGGAACTGGGCGAATTCAGCCGGATGGGCGCCCAGGCGGAACTAAAGACACGGGAATGA
- a CDS encoding response regulator transcription factor, which yields MRQTILVVDDEPDIVEIIQYNLEKSGFDVIVATDGPAALEKARDDTPDLIVLDLMLPGLEGTEVCRILKQDERTRSIPILMLTAKSEEIDRIIGLELGADDYVVKPFSPREIALRIRNILRRRTVPETPGPVRVGPLVIDVEGHHVSVAGRAVSLTATEFKLLVILYQRRGRVQTREELLDVVWGYDYMGYGRTVDAHVKRLREKLGEASGMVETVRGVGYRFAR from the coding sequence ATGCGACAGACGATACTGGTCGTCGACGACGAGCCGGATATCGTGGAAATCATCCAGTACAACCTTGAGAAGTCGGGTTTCGATGTCATCGTGGCGACGGACGGCCCCGCCGCCCTCGAGAAGGCCCGCGACGATACGCCCGACCTCATCGTGCTCGACCTGATGCTGCCCGGCCTCGAAGGCACCGAGGTCTGCCGCATTCTGAAGCAGGACGAACGCACGAGGTCCATTCCCATCCTGATGCTGACCGCGAAAAGCGAGGAAATCGACCGGATCATCGGTCTCGAACTGGGGGCCGACGACTACGTGGTCAAACCCTTCAGTCCCCGGGAGATCGCCCTCCGCATCCGCAACATACTGCGCCGGCGTACCGTACCGGAAACCCCGGGTCCGGTCCGGGTCGGACCCCTGGTCATCGACGTTGAAGGTCACCACGTGTCCGTTGCGGGCCGTGCCGTATCCCTGACGGCCACCGAATTCAAACTGCTGGTCATTCTCTATCAGCGCCGCGGCCGGGTACAGACGCGGGAAGAACTGCTCGACGTGGTGTGGGGCTACGACTACATGGGGTACGGCCGTACCGTGGACGCCCACGTAAAGCGCCTGCGAGAGAAGCTCGGCGAGGCCAGCGGCATGGTGGAAACGGTGCGCGGTGTAGGTTACCGCTTCGCCAGGTAG
- a CDS encoding ferrous iron transporter B, translated as MSDTATRSRTGEDILGRVEQMQRGLEGSYRDEIVEAIYQDAEAITRKVVRTGEKTSYPWEQKLDRIVTSKVWGLPFMALLLGVVFWVTISGANVPSAMLAEGLFWLGARGVELFDSLGMPWWVTGFIWHGVYRGLAWVVSVMLPPMAIFFPIFTILEDLGYLPRVAFNVDALFKKAGAHGKQALTMSMGLGCNAAGVVACRVIDSPRERLIAILTNNFMPCNGRWPTLIILATLFVAAAFPPAFAAMAAAGSLVLIVLIGAATTLLVSAILSRSFLRGEASSFTLELPPYRRPSILRVLYTSLIDRTIFVLWRAVVMAVPAGGVIWLLSNIYAGGQSLTVWVSQWLEPVGRAIGLDGVILLAYIIAIPANEIVVPTIIMAYTGAGMMIELDTMAELQHLLVDQQGWTLLTAVCLMLFSLLHNPCSTTMWTVYRETKSVKWTVVSGLMPLAIAFILLFIVAQTAYWIMGVTGW; from the coding sequence ATGAGCGACACTGCGACGAGATCCCGTACCGGGGAGGACATTCTCGGCCGGGTCGAACAAATGCAGCGGGGACTGGAAGGGTCGTACCGGGACGAGATCGTCGAAGCCATCTACCAGGACGCCGAGGCCATCACCCGGAAGGTCGTCCGCACCGGCGAGAAGACTTCCTATCCGTGGGAACAGAAGCTGGATCGCATCGTAACCTCAAAGGTCTGGGGCCTGCCCTTCATGGCCCTGCTCCTGGGCGTCGTCTTCTGGGTCACGATTTCGGGGGCGAACGTGCCCTCCGCCATGCTGGCCGAAGGACTTTTCTGGCTGGGCGCGCGGGGCGTCGAGCTGTTCGATTCCCTGGGCATGCCCTGGTGGGTCACCGGGTTCATCTGGCACGGCGTCTACCGGGGACTGGCCTGGGTGGTCTCCGTCATGCTGCCTCCCATGGCGATCTTCTTCCCCATATTCACCATACTGGAAGACCTGGGGTATCTCCCCCGCGTGGCATTCAACGTCGACGCGCTGTTCAAGAAGGCGGGCGCCCACGGCAAGCAGGCGCTCACCATGAGCATGGGCCTGGGCTGCAACGCGGCGGGCGTGGTAGCCTGCCGGGTAATCGACTCGCCGCGGGAGCGGCTGATCGCCATCCTCACCAATAACTTCATGCCCTGCAACGGCAGGTGGCCCACGCTGATCATACTCGCTACCCTGTTCGTGGCGGCGGCGTTCCCGCCGGCCTTCGCGGCCATGGCCGCGGCCGGCTCCCTGGTCCTCATCGTCCTGATCGGCGCCGCGACGACCCTGCTGGTCTCGGCCATACTGTCCCGGTCCTTCCTGCGCGGCGAAGCCAGCAGCTTCACACTGGAACTCCCGCCCTACCGGCGTCCCAGCATCCTGCGCGTGCTGTACACCTCGCTGATAGACCGGACGATCTTCGTATTGTGGCGGGCGGTAGTCATGGCCGTGCCGGCGGGCGGCGTGATCTGGCTGCTGAGCAACATCTACGCCGGGGGACAGAGCCTGACGGTATGGGTCTCGCAGTGGCTGGAACCCGTGGGGCGCGCCATCGGTCTCGACGGCGTGATCCTGCTGGCCTACATCATCGCCATCCCCGCCAACGAAATCGTGGTCCCCACCATCATCATGGCCTACACGGGCGCCGGGATGATGATCGAACTGGACACGATGGCCGAGCTACAGCATCTCCTGGTGGACCAGCAGGGATGGACCCTCCTCACTGCCGTCTGCCTGATGCTCTTTTCCCTGCTGCACAACCCGTGTTCCACGACCATGTGGACGGTGTACCGGGAAACCAAAAGCGTCAAATGGACCGTCGTCAGCGGCCTCATGCCCCTGGCCATCGCCTTCATCCTGCTCTTCATCGTCGCCCAGACCGCCTACTGGATCATGGGCGTTACGGGATGGTGA